TGCGAACCTCATCGATCACTCTTGATCCAATCCCACCGTCATCGGAAATTTCTTCTGCCACCGTCTATCGCAGCTCTTCGCCGTCGCCGGTAAATCTTTTCAACCATACaacctcttttctttttctttcttcctcaaTTTTCGGATCTGTTTAAACTGAATCCATTCTAACGAATCACGTCCATGGGATGGTTCCGATGAAGTGTGATTTTCACAGTTTTGTACCTATCTGAGCTTTCTGGAAATTTGAgtatcatataaataaataacttaatcATGCATGTATGTGTAGGTAGGTTATGAATGAATTGATGGTAAGAGCCTAAGATCTAGTGAAGCTTAGTTCCTAAGCGTCTAATTGCAAGAGACAATGGACTTGCAATAGAGAAATTActtaattgaaaacaaaaaaacacatgTTTTTTTTGGCTTTGATGTTGTTAAAACAGGTTTGTGCACTGCATATTGGAATTTTCTGAggagtaaataaaattatcccATCAATCAATCAGAAATAACTGTTTCCTTGACcctaaaattcaataattacaCTCTATTTCTTTATGTAACTCTTGAAATGGAAATGTGTAATATCTGATCACAGTCGTGGTTGTTCAAGGCATCTTATTTCCTTTGCTTGCACAGGAATCCTGAATGTTGATGACATTGTGAAGTGATGATGAATAGAAGAGCTATCCAGTAACATGGCATGAACTGTATATTCTTCTACACTCGAAGGTTAATCTAGCTTAATCGTTGCAAGgatgttttctttgttttatggACTATGGAAGTACCTGTTCAGCAAGATGGAGCTTCATGTACTCATTTTGGGCATTGACAAGTCTGGGAAAACGGTAAATCATCTTTCAAGTGCcatatttttagtatattttttaattttgttatgcTGTTCTGACTTGCTGTATAAGACATAAATTTAGACTTTGCTGGAGAAGATGAAGTCAGTCTACTCAAATATCGAAGGCATTCCTCCTGATCGAATTATTCCAACTGTTGGATTGAATATTGGTCGCATGGAAGTGGCAAATAGTAAACTTGTATTTTGGGACCTGGGAGGTCAGGTATGGAAATAAATAGGcaaattttctatttaaatcCTATAAATGTGTTCTTCATATGACATGTTGGTGCTGCCAAAAAACTGATTGTTTATTATGAAATGTTGGTGCTACCGAAAAGCTGATTGTTTAAAACTCTTCCCTTCCTAAAAGTTCAATACCTAAAATTTTAACCATGTACATAGTTCCTGaagtgtaattttcttttgcttCTTGTTCCTGAAAAAGCTAGTTGAGCTTGATGCCAGAAACACTGGAAGATCTCTGTGTTCTCTTATATTCTCTCTACCCTTTGGAGGCTCTTCCTCTATTTATAGGGGAAACCTCTCCACCTTTGTAGGGCAGTGTTGTTTCACTCGCAAGGTTGTAATGCATTATTATCTTGAAGTTGTGTGTCACATGGAGATAGTTTTGTGATAAGCAGAACTGTTCTGGGAGTTGTCTTTGGCAGACAATTAATCGTTCGTATCCAGGTTTAGGATCTTGGTTTAGGTGTTTTCATTCAAGTACAGACATATGATGAAAACTGAGTCGCCTACCCTAGCATTGGTCATGGGTCATGTCAAATTGTTGAAAGATACCTCGGCTTCTAGCTGATGTTCTCGTACTGGACTTgccactttatattttttaacatgtaaTTAATGAAGGAACAAGATACCATTTTTCTTTTCGAATTTCTCTTGGGGAAGGCTGttcattattttcattgttaGCAACTACTACTTCATTAAAGGCTATATGTTAGAACCATGACTTGAAACCATGCAATTTGTCTAAAGCTTGAGTACATTTTGTTGAATTTGGTAATGCTGAAGAATATTTTGTaatgtaaaaattgattttatatgcATGGACAACTGGTTCAGCTCTTCATCTTTATTTGTAAGGGTGGGCAACAAATACCTAAACTGAGCTGAGCTATTGTAAAAGTAAACTAAACTTTGAAAATGGTTCGAAAAAATTGTTCTAAAGAGTAAACTTGTTTAGATGAATTGAGCTAACTGCATTACAGTTTGAGTAAGCTGAACCAAATTGAACTATTTTGATTTGGTTGAACTCTTATTAATGAACAACTTATCTTAAAACACATGTTCctatttcataaattaaaattaaatttagtattGAGCAaatcaagttttaaaaattaaactaaaatgtcAATTCAAGTCAGTTTTCTTTCAAAACAATTCAGTTTCTTTAATTCATTTCAGTTTACTATCAATTTAGATCAGTTGAATGGTTTTAACAATTCTTCATAGGCTAGCAGGAATTGAATTTATCATTTCATGCAAAGCGCATACTTGACCCTTTTATACTGTTTTTTTCCTGCTAGTTTTATTCCCTTTTATATCATTGTTTGTGTGTGATGGGGAGGGTGAGTGTTACATATGTAATAAGATGAGTCCCCTCTTGTCAGCCTGGTCTTCGCTCAATCTGGGAGAAATATTATGAAGAGGCACATGCTgtaatatttgttattgatgCTGGTTCTCCCTCACGCTTTGAAGATGCGAAATCAGCTCTTGGTTAGTGATATTTGATTTTAGTGTTAGTTGATAACTACATAAAAACTTCTTTAAGGTTCTGGCCTGAAGTTGTGATGATACTAGATATGATGAAAACATGTGGTACACTGATGATTTAATAACTGGTTTTCCAGAAAAGGTTCTTCGGCATGAGGATCTTCAAGGAGCCCCTCTTTTGATATTAGCGAACAAGCAGGTGAGAGTGGCTATTCTGtcatcttatatttatatagcATTTTGAAGCTCCCCGGTCACCTTTTTTCTGATATGCAAGTggaaataaaacaaatgaaaaaaaaaacttatcctCTTAGGCTCTGGGTGGAAATTCAGTGAGTAATATAGCTCTATTTTATTCTATCTCATCCATCATTTGAGTTTCACGATATTGTTTCCTCATTCATGTTATCCCCCTCTCTGTCCTTTGACATGTGTATCAATTATGGCTGCTGGCTTGACATTCTTGTGACTGCAGGATCTTCCTGAAGCAGTATCAGCTGAAGAGCTTGCTCGATATCTGGATTTGAAGAAGTTGGATGAAAGAGTTTACATGTTTGAAGCTGTGTCAGCATATGATGGGCAAGTAGTTGCATCAATTTTCTAATGCATAATCTAAGACTATACATTATCATTTCAATAAAGATGGAGTTATTTGAAGTATATGTTCTTGGGCGTTGTCTTCAAAGTGAAAATAACTATTAGGCATATACTGAAACACATAGACTTGTGTTTGGATCCTCGTCCATATTGTTTAGATGTTTGTCATATAAGCAATTAGTACTTGCTTCTGTGTTCATTTTAACTGAAGaggttttcttttaaaatttgcaGGATGGGGATTAGGGAAAGTGCAGAATGGTTGGTGGAAGTGATGGAGAGAAGCAAGAGGACTGAAATGTTAAGAGCAAGGGCAGGTGCAATGGGTCCAGGTTCCTAGAAAGGTCTTCCACAATAAACTGAAGTGATCTCTCTATTCCTTTATATAGTTTTTGTTGATCCAAATTGGATTATACATGATTAAAAGTCACTGAGCTGAAAATGTAAAAGAATAATTCGATGTTATACTAATCCAAGCCTTGAAATTTGATGTTTAATTTGTAATACAGCTGTTTCATGCTAGGCTCAGTCTCCGGTATCTCTTACAGAAATTTTTTCTACTGACATGCCTTGTATAAGCAATCTATCAAGTATTTGGCTGCGCTGGAGGATTTTCTGCTTCTGCCTCCGTGCACACTTTTGTCAACTCTATATTGTAATTTGTACGGTTCttatttgaatgaatttaatttacttttctaTCAGGAGCATTGTATAAACACTATTCTGCCATATAGATCCAGGTAATTTGGTGTTCTAAAGATATGCGGTTACTTAGGGTGTTGTTGTACTTCTATGGGAGGAATATGATTGGGGTGAATCAAGTATTAATTTCCATGTGATCCGAGCTATAggaaattatgttaattttgtaGTAACTCTGGAAAAAGGTAGGACTAtatagaaacaaagaaaaatgcAGGAAACAAAATTCTTAATAATTGAATCCTCGTTGCATCAGCTAATAACAGAGCCGCGTCTAGAGGAGTTGGAAAGATCATCACGAGTGGTCCTAAATTGGCCCGTTGGCTGTGTAGTATTTTTGTCAATTCTTAtggacactttttttttttaaattttgaaccaaattaaacaaaaaagaaattgttagTTTGGAAGTAAAAATTGTTGAGTTATTCTATCTGAAATTTAACATGGACTAAATGACCCTGGAGTCTGCATGTAATAATTGGAGAAACAAAGTTATCTGGCAGAACCAGTAACTCAACTCCCATCTTGCTTGCTATTAACATCACCAAAATATCAGTTTGTTTGGTTGTATACTCAAAAATATTGTCCAGAGGACACAAGTACCTTCTCTGCATGTGTAGCTGCTTGTAtactcaaaaataaaaaataaaatgtcaaaGCTAATTTCAAAAAATCTAAGGAGCAATAATTCTAGGTGCTATACTGATACATTAACACAGCAATATGATTCAATATTATCCACTCTCAATTAATCATGTGTTATAAGTTATAACTTACAACAAATACAACACAAAGTGTAAAAGAACAACGCATTCAAAACCCTAAGCTACTGAAGACTCATGAGTGACTTCTAATATATCTTCACGAAGGTGCATACAGAAAATCTAACACGTTTTCAAATACTTAAACATGATCATGGACTACTTCATTCTGCCATTGATAACACTCAGCAAAGAATGcaaacatgaaattttatttcctaCCCATGACAAATTAAAGTAGTGATTAATGAAGCAAGAAATGACATTGAAATTCAGCAGAAATCTGGCCTAGTTGTCTTGAGAACTGAAATGCAACCTCTCTGATGATCCCTTAAGATCTTGATCTCAGAAGAATCTCTCAAATCCTCAAGGCTAATATACTGTTGTTTGACCATCCTCAAGGAATCACCCCCTTTGTCATGAATCCAAACATAAGGGTGACTGGTTTCATCATAGTAATAAAGCAAGCTCTTCAAATCATTGCCATTCTTACCAGGCATATATGCCTTGTAAATGCGTTTACTTTTCAGTCTCTTACAACACCCTGGCTTCAAAGTATGAACCTTCTTAAGTATTGATCCCACTCTTATCTGCAACTCCACTGGTCCATCACTCAAGTTCCAAATCCTTGTCCCTAACCCATAGGTTTGAGTGTGATCGTAGCAGCTGTCAAAGCATCCTCCAAGACAAAGAAGGCTTAAGCCTCTCATTTTCACCATGAGAGTTTCCAACTTCTTCTTAGTCATCTTAAGTTTCCAACCAAGAAACAACACACGGTTTTGTGCTATAGGAGCTTCATTTATATGTATACAACACATcaaaaattagttcatttcttaactttttgctgataagaagtgaactttaaatttaacaattttgttataataaatttaatcatagAGTTATAATATCATAATAAGACTGTAAATCTAACTTAACCTTATAAATTGATcttgtaaggttgagttaggtttaaagataatttattaCTGTTAAGTTTGAGTTTATTTgcaacattttaataaaaaataaagaaaaattacattatcatttaatcataaatatatagACATGTATTTGATAAGCGTTTTCTGCGGCTGTGATCATAGAAGAACAGGTGATTTGATTATGTTGAGACGTACACTTTAGAACCCTGAAGATGATAGAATATTGGATATCCCCTCCATGAAGAAAATGGTAGGGTCCAACAAACACCCAAATTCAACACAAGAAGACAGTGGAAAAGTTTACTTGCACtgacataaattttaaaaatttctagAAGATGGATTTTCCTTTGATATTCTTGGGGTAGGAAAAAGAGGGTATTTCCACCCATACAAGGCATTCATTCACAGATTCATAATGACACAGCATATGGTGCTTCATAACCTTTATCATAAGGGGTGTCCTTTATTTTAGTTGAGCTTCTAGACAAATAACCTACCCTTCTAAAGTGTTGGGACTACATGTTTTACGAAAAATTTACTTTCACTTtttcactttcattttttattattttatgtgactTAATATggatcattaaatttttttttaaaaaaataataataaattaatcaattatacacataaaatcaaaatcaaagaGTAAAAgatagaaatacaaaaataagaatCATAGTATTATTGTTCCTATGGGAATGACCAATTATAGATGGTGgttttttctgaaaatatatatttgattaaaattgcAATGTgcataataatttcttatttagtgtggaaaaaaaaactcaaatctTACAAGAGATAGAAACTAAAACAAGGTATTAGATTTGagttttacttaattttataaatctgATCTATAAGGTATTATTttgaaacaatataaatatcacTTGTACGACAATTCTTACTGTCATCTAGCACAAAcatgatattttttacttttattgctTAATTAGTCATTCAACTAAAATTGTGATTTTCTTCATAGCTAATATATAAAATCGATTTAATTAACATCAAAGAGAATagatttaaattgtttttaaagtaCAATATGGTGATAAAAGTATATCTCAAGGTCACTCAAGGATCTTTATAAGCAGTAACATCATTCAGACAATAATTTTGTATAGTTGCTTGTTTTTTATTCAGTGTACAGTTGAttgttttcaatataattttaaaatgttttgttttttattcagTGTACAGACAATAATCTCAAACAGAcattatcatattaaaatatagaataaataagaaaagtttAACCAACAGACTAAtctgaaattaatattttctttatcaaatgtGTTCACCGAGTATAATTGTTctagaataaattttattatacatGGAGATCTGTTTGGATTTGAATTTAACATAAacttattataagaaaactCATTGTACAATTTTGTCATATGAATACATTTTACTTAATATTACCCAGTGATTCAATTGCAGAATTTATACCATAAGACAAAGGCTACGACAAAGGGTTTGTTTGTCTTACTCACCTTGTTTTTCCCTTTGTAacagttttgtttttattagtgTTAGCATTCATCATTTGGATTTTTCTGAATCATATATTCGACTGGGCTCgtgatttctttttctttttcttttaactaattttaataaaaaaataaagtatcttAGTGATGTTTACATCAGTTAGAAAAACCTGATATATCATATGATTATTAATATCGTAAAACACTATTATATAATACAAAAGATAGTaacaataagttttttttttatacctgATATCAGAaactattttaacatatttatacACTTTCTTGTATACACTTTCTTGTGATAATTTATACCTTAAACGCGTTTATCTTGATAGTATGGATTATCCTACTCTAAAACCTTTATAATAACTTGGAACGCATATAACTTgctatttttcattcaattttatttgttttatatttttatttattaaaattagaattatgtcatttaattgaattagtttctctctttcaatttttacaTCTTTTTACTTCAATATACAcaattctatattttaaaagtttttgtttctattttattatctataataTCTCCCCATTAAATAAGTGAGAAATTAGTTTGGAAATTCAATAAATACAATCAAAATCGCAAAGGGATTTGATTCCCTTCCACTTGTaacatgaattatatatatttctctttgaattttaaacatttgttcttcttacttaaataaatttgaaaacaagtatatataattagaattattattatttttctctgtaGGTGTTGTCAACTAAtgtttcaaaatttcatttgaCACTAATCtactttgttttaaaaataagtgtCAAATATTGTTTCCACcaagaattaaatttaaatagtgTTAATGAAGCAAAAATTGAAAGCAGGTTAGGAAAAGACACACCTATAGAAGCCAAACTGCAATTAAGGACAGCATGTGAGTGAATAGCAGCAGCACTATATATAACTCTCACGTGTCAATTTCCCACACTACATTATACTGTTTAGATTATACCTCAAGTTTagttataaaatgataaaaaaaatgaaaaagaaacgaAGCTGAGATACTAAATCAACTTTGCTTCACGGATTTTCCTACTTAATACTAACAAAACTTTGCTTCACAAACTCTCAAATCACTTAGGAACTGTTATACTGAaaacaacttttctttttatcttaggctttaaaaaacaaataaatgcaCTATTTAAAGAAGTAAAACTTCATAAGATTGCATTTGCtttgagaataaataaaaaaatacaatttgaatggtattttaaaattatatttggagCCCGTGTatctgaaattttttaatttataatcattttaatgatttttttttatttaaaaaaatgattacatCTGaacaaaattatcttaaaaatgtttttcaacagCATCAACTATTtcgataatttaattttcacaaCTATCTCAGACCCATTCTACGATGACCtttcaaaaaaatcaacaaagaaTAACtcctaaaataaaatgttttcttaTTCTAAAACTAATAGTAACAGTTTCTTAAAATTCATGGAATCAAGATCTCAATAGTCAATGAGGAATGGTTCATAGCattaacttttgttttgttaagACATACGCAGTCAATAATGTGCCATTGGTCGTAGGATTAAACACTATTTCTAAATTTGGCTCTGTACAAATCGCGAATAAATAGAAGCAGGCAGCTACCTCTAAgctttaattaaaaaagcatATAGCCTTTAGAGGGAAGGATGGAAAAAGAATTTACACAAAAAGAAATTTACTTTTCATGACTGTCTTCAGCAGAATCTATCTTAATTATGAGAGGTTGGTTGAGATTTGGTGATGTTTCATCAACAATAGGTAACTCAGGAGAAATAATATCATCAATATCTTCGTTTTCAGCCAAGGCTTTATCTAAAGCAGACTTCGCAACTCTAGTCACACATATCATCAGAATCACTGCACATAACCCAAAATAACACAAggttattagaaaataaattctaaatctttttctcattctatACAAATTACGATTTAATTCAAAAATGCCAAGCatgcaaattaaaaaataataaataataatgattgaactgaaaaattttactcagaACAGAACTCACATCACTCGAAGAATAGTTAAACCCAAAACAATTCATTATAAGAAAATCATGCCAATTTAAGATCacctaattatatatttttgtaatgagATAAGCAAATTTATTACTTCCTCGATTACTCTATTAAGGTCATTTTTCTTCCTGCCACTGCCCAAATGCAATGAAGAGAACCAGGAAACAGACCATGTGTGTCTCAAATAACCATATGCAACCTGGCAGCCACTACACTGGTGGCAGACAAAGCTAGCCCCAGCCTTCCCattcaaataaagagaaaaagagaaacttTGTAAGAAGCCACAGAGAATagtctattagaaatttcatcTAAAAGACCAGAGGCTACCACTACGTTGTTAGTGAAGTTTGAAGGCTGAAATTATTCTATTGCCGAAAATGCTAGGCAGAATTCAAGTTTTATTGCAGATGAAAAATGCAATACGAAATCAGGGCAAAAGAATATGGACACGTTATGTCAAGTTGCAAGATGCAATTGAAGCATGGCGACAGCAACGACTAAATTTGGACTCTCTAATTTATACATCATCAAACAGACCTGCTTACTGCAAGCAAATAATATCCAATATGTTTTCTAGATAAACACTATACTCGTGGAATGAAACTTACCAGATATCACAAGACCAAGAATGATAAAAGCCTGCATCCACAAcagaaagaaatatatattatatataacaattaacaAAGAAGATTCATTCCTATAACTGTTTTTTTGAGTACATATTTTCTTACTATTCTTCCCTTAAAATTTtgcttttccttttttctttcaatgtaccaaattattaatattttgactaGAAAAGAATGTAACCACATGTGAATATGACTTGACGGTAAATAACAAttactttctttgtttactactttttttttaaataaataaattaactctacagagagaaaagaaaggaatTTAGAAAAAGCgtgtaatttcttaataaaaaataaaatataagtgtctactaaaataagatatttctgctattgttttttattacaataaaaaaaaatggacactCAGGCAAGGCCATGCCTGTACTGGTAATAGATAAATCACACATTTCATCCACTCAAGAAAATTGAAAGATTGCACTTGTACCATACAAGGCATTTTAAGTATTCCGCAAGAGATAACATAAATCTAACAAGTACTTGAAAGGCTTGTTAGTATAACAGAGGATAGCATCTCTTACCCAACGAGTCTTTGAAAACTCGCCCCAACCATGTGTCACATCAGAAAGATCTTTTAGGGTTGTTCCAACATATACCAGTCCCAATGTTATTGGCTGCAACAACAGTATCAGGTATTAACATTAAAATTGGCATGCAAGAACACATACAGAAATTTCTAATACGAGTCCAAAAATGGGAACAGATATAATACTACATTTATTACAGATGCAAATTTGTAACAATACTGACAACAAGAACTCCAGGAAACTTAGCTCAAAATTATAACCAAGTTAAACTAATCACTAATAGGTTTTCGATCGGAAACAAGTGTACTGACAAATATACATGCTttataatatattcattatcAGTCCATAGCATAAGACAACGGGTAGAACCACAATCACAAACATTTACAAAATCATTTCACTGATATGCACCTGTGTAGTCAGAATTAGAGATTTGAAAGATgtgattttgttttcataattcaaGTCATTTGACTATATAACAAAAGGCTTAATTGAGTAGGTTTGGACTTTTAGCTTTGGGTTGCGTGATTTAGCTTCAAAAGTGTATGCTTGACACCTTTTAATTGATAGAATTGTATATCATTATGTACAAGATTATATTATGCCATTATTAAGATTGGGTTACAACTCTTGCAGTACTATATTTGGAAATTAGTCTTTAAGCCTTATTTCAATTCATTATTTAACATCTATGTTATGCACATCTATGAAGAATTTTGTTTCTTATGTGGCACTATggacaataaaaaagaaagaccCTTTTTCATCTTCCTCTGGGtatgaaacaaaaagaaacaattcGGACTGCATTTAAAGATTTCATTCTGATTCTCATCAAGTCTGTGCATCTTTTTATTAGAAaccttataaaaaaattaatttacagcAATGGAGAGTCGTTACTGTAAGAAACtctaaaattaaacaattattagaatcataacACAATAGAAATTTCTTACTATACTAACTGAATATAATTATTGGCAAAGAACGTACCATCATTCCTAACCAGGAAGCCAGCATGTATTCCCCCACCGAAACAGGAGTCACCGATAAGAGataatttaacatgttaaatggtAGAAGTGGAACAAGCCGAAGCAGAAATACAATCTGTACAGACAGCTCAGGAAGTCAGACACAaccaaaacagaaaaaaatacCAAATCAGATGTGGAAACAAAATTGAGCATAGAAATATCACAATAATAGACTTCTAGCGATAGCTAAAAAAACCACGACAGAAACACCATTGGTAAATCAACAGGGATGATAGAACACTTAAAAGAAGACAGATTCTTATCAAAACAAAGGTTGGTTCATGTTGCATCAAATACATATACATGTTATTGTTTTGCTCCAAAAGGATCTTTTCACTGATACATACAGAAACAAGATTAATAAATAACATGagtaatataattaaaacaagGAATGGAGTGCTATTATGCACATCACCCTCGTAGAAAACTAGAAGGTGAATGCACAGAACACACTGAACACAGCACATTAGCTGTTGCCACTAAGAAGAGACGACCATCTTAAAGATGATCTCTGGTTT
This portion of the Vigna unguiculata cultivar IT97K-499-35 chromosome 6, ASM411807v1, whole genome shotgun sequence genome encodes:
- the LOC114187907 gene encoding ADP-ribosylation factor-related protein 1, translating into MFSLFYGLWKYLFSKMELHVLILGIDKSGKTTLLEKMKSVYSNIEGIPPDRIIPTVGLNIGRMEVANSKLVFWDLGGQPGLRSIWEKYYEEAHAVIFVIDAGSPSRFEDAKSALEKVLRHEDLQGAPLLILANKQDLPEAVSAEELARYLDLKKLDERVYMFEAVSAYDGMGIRESAEWLVEVMERSKRTEMLRARAGAMGPGS
- the LOC114187908 gene encoding uncharacterized protein LOC114187908, whose protein sequence is MTKKKLETLMVKMRGLSLLCLGGCFDSCYDHTQTYGLGTRIWNLSDGPVELQIRVGSILKKVHTLKPGCCKRLKSKRIYKAYMPGKNGNDLKSLLYYYDETSHPYVWIHDKGGDSLRMVKQQYISLEDLRDSSEIKILRDHQRGCISVLKTTRPDFC
- the LOC114188949 gene encoding uncharacterized protein LOC114188949, with translation MSFSWASALRITILLLLLAAVITACFTLPIEKMMKDFLLWVDHDLGPWGPIVLAVAYIPLTVLAVPASVLTLGGGYLFGLPVGFVADSIGATIGAGAAFLLGRTIGRSFVVSRLKDYPQFKSVAIAIRRSGFKIVFLLRLVPLLPFNMLNYLLSVTPVSVGEYMLASWLGMMPITLGLVYVGTTLKDLSDVTHGWGEFSKTRWAFIILGLVISVILMICVTRVAKSALDKALAENEDIDDIISPELPIVDETSPNLNQPLIIKIDSAEDSHEK